A single genomic interval of Alistipes provencensis harbors:
- a CDS encoding DUF4251 domain-containing protein — protein MKKTVIIVLGLLFATAAVTVIGQKKILSPKEERREVREKRRAERIANYEKFMDSLVLSRNFQFNPSTMQRQPAGPMRQIMNPAFNVGIWDGTVDICLPYIKGYVPPYYVTIINYTVPDVQGYTTEQTHEGWMVTFSTSLFSASTYTFTFEIFSRTGGANLTITNPWYSPVQYTGSISQLY, from the coding sequence ATGAAAAAAACAGTCATCATCGTCTTGGGGCTGCTGTTTGCGACGGCGGCCGTTACCGTGATCGGACAGAAGAAGATTCTGTCGCCCAAAGAAGAACGCCGCGAGGTGCGTGAGAAGCGCCGTGCGGAACGCATTGCCAACTATGAAAAGTTCATGGATTCGCTCGTGCTGTCGCGCAATTTCCAGTTCAATCCCTCGACCATGCAGCGTCAGCCGGCAGGCCCCATGCGCCAGATCATGAACCCCGCGTTCAACGTCGGCATCTGGGACGGCACGGTCGACATCTGCCTGCCCTATATCAAGGGATATGTGCCGCCTTACTATGTGACGATCATCAACTACACGGTCCCCGACGTGCAGGGCTACACCACCGAACAGACCCATGAGGGGTGGATGGTGACCTTCTCGACGTCGCTGTTCTCGGCGTCGACCTACACCTTCACCTTCGAGATATTCTCCCGGACGGGCGGTGCCAACCTCACGATCACCAATCCGTGGTACAGCCCCGTGCAGTATACGGGTTCGATTTCGCAATTGTATTGA
- a CDS encoding amidohydrolase has translation MELRIALCQHDIAWEQPARNLARLEPLVAAAAADVVVLPELFATGFTLDPAAVADAPGGEVVTALRRWAAQYGKAVAGSVAVAEAGWFCNRMYFVTPDGGCVSYDKRHLFTPGGEARNYTPGNSRVVVEYRGFRFLLLVCYDLRFPVWSRCRGDYDAILCCASWPAPRREVWRTLLRARAIENQCYVAGVNRVGDDPSGHYAGDSAFVDFKGRTLVEADDRERTLTAVFDGEALEAFRAKFPAWRDADDFRIQM, from the coding sequence ATGGAACTGCGTATCGCCCTTTGCCAGCACGATATCGCGTGGGAACAGCCTGCGCGGAACCTCGCCCGGCTGGAGCCGCTGGTGGCCGCCGCCGCTGCCGACGTGGTGGTGCTGCCCGAACTGTTCGCCACGGGCTTCACCCTCGATCCCGCCGCTGTTGCCGACGCTCCCGGCGGGGAGGTCGTCACGGCCCTGCGCCGCTGGGCCGCGCAATACGGCAAGGCCGTCGCAGGCAGCGTCGCCGTCGCCGAAGCGGGATGGTTCTGCAACCGGATGTATTTCGTGACGCCCGACGGCGGGTGCGTGTCCTATGACAAACGCCATCTGTTCACGCCCGGCGGCGAGGCCCGGAACTACACGCCCGGCAACAGCCGCGTGGTGGTCGAATACCGGGGATTCCGCTTTTTGCTGCTGGTCTGCTACGACCTGCGGTTTCCGGTCTGGAGCCGCTGCCGCGGGGATTACGACGCCATCCTGTGCTGTGCCTCGTGGCCCGCACCGCGGCGCGAGGTGTGGCGGACGCTGCTGCGCGCCCGGGCCATCGAGAACCAATGCTATGTCGCAGGGGTGAACCGGGTGGGGGACGACCCCTCGGGGCATTACGCCGGGGATTCGGCTTTTGTCGATTTCAAGGGCCGCACGCTGGTTGAGGCGGACGACCGGGAGCGGACGCTCACGGCGGTGTTCGACGGCGAAGCGCTGGAGGCGTTCCGCGCCAAATTCCCCGCGTGGAGGGACGCGGACGATTTCCGGATTCAAATGTAA
- a CDS encoding HEAT repeat domain-containing protein, with protein sequence MKLKKIVLLIAVCLQALSLAAAPRIIRPGVKSATTFAIFIDSRSYDAAAAEVDAYRAAVERDGLGTYLLIDTWQNPESVRSEIVRMTEARPPLEGVVFIGDIPVAMIRDAQHLTSAFKSSQDRDWKDSSVPSDRYYDDPELQFEFIRRDADEPLYFYYSLTPESRQHIASPIYSARIKPPKREGTDSDELLRAYLRKVVKAHEEQNVLDNLFVFRGHGYNSEAPEAWAGEQIALREQLPALFRTGSSVRFYDFESRWPMKPYLLEKMARKGVDVALCHHHGSPDMQYLNGYRNGSSMNVSIENIKLFLRSKLDGRKDPEKRKAEMIAYYGVPEAWCRLSDSLHTADSVLNRTMDVHIDDLYERPMNPRMVMFDACYNGSFHLDDCIATSYIFGPGDCVVTQGNSVNALQDKWPDRYIGLLDCGVRIGQWGRHVHYLETHLIGDPTYRFVNRALPGTDLNAALTAKAADNKYWLRMAAETMPADVQAIAMRKLADNGYGGTADLCEKRAAESPYGSVRLEALTLMSNSRSPRFKAMLAQTAGDSYELVRRLVSQWIGDCGDDELVPAAVEMLLDDELSLRVAYHADENMMFMNPDAVSTELRRQCAAKHELYQNDELLQKRLKRVADKQAEQTETFKFIRDPQNKIKRRMGEITYFRLYRHHYCVPELIALAEDAALEEPLRVAAIEALGWFGRSYQRPAISAMCERLLQGGQPAAITAEARRTSNRLTAY encoded by the coding sequence ATGAAGTTGAAAAAAATCGTTTTACTGATCGCCGTCTGCCTGCAGGCATTGTCACTCGCAGCGGCACCGCGCATCATCCGTCCCGGCGTGAAAAGCGCCACGACATTCGCCATCTTCATCGACAGCCGGAGTTACGACGCCGCAGCGGCCGAGGTCGACGCCTACCGCGCCGCCGTGGAACGCGACGGGCTGGGAACCTACCTGCTCATCGACACATGGCAGAATCCCGAAAGCGTGCGCAGCGAAATCGTCCGGATGACGGAGGCTCGGCCGCCCCTCGAGGGCGTGGTGTTCATCGGCGACATCCCCGTCGCCATGATCCGCGATGCGCAGCATCTCACGTCGGCATTCAAGAGCAGTCAGGACCGCGACTGGAAAGATTCGTCGGTCCCCTCCGACCGCTATTACGACGATCCGGAACTGCAATTCGAATTCATCCGCCGCGACGCCGACGAACCGCTCTATTTCTACTACTCGCTCACGCCCGAATCACGCCAGCACATCGCGTCGCCGATCTATTCGGCCCGCATCAAGCCGCCCAAACGCGAAGGCACGGATTCCGACGAACTCCTGCGCGCCTACCTGCGCAAGGTGGTGAAGGCCCATGAGGAGCAGAACGTTCTGGACAACCTGTTCGTTTTCCGCGGCCACGGCTACAACTCCGAGGCTCCCGAGGCTTGGGCCGGGGAACAGATCGCACTGCGCGAACAACTGCCCGCACTTTTCCGCACCGGCAGCAGCGTGCGTTTCTACGACTTCGAAAGCCGCTGGCCCATGAAACCCTATCTGCTGGAGAAAATGGCCCGGAAAGGCGTCGATGTCGCCCTGTGCCACCACCACGGCTCTCCCGACATGCAATACCTGAACGGCTACCGGAACGGTTCGAGCATGAACGTTTCGATCGAGAACATCAAACTGTTCCTGCGCAGCAAACTCGACGGACGCAAAGACCCCGAAAAGCGCAAGGCTGAAATGATCGCCTATTACGGCGTGCCCGAAGCGTGGTGCCGGCTCTCCGATTCGCTGCACACGGCCGATTCGGTGCTCAACCGGACGATGGACGTACACATCGACGACCTTTATGAACGGCCGATGAATCCCCGCATGGTGATGTTCGACGCCTGCTACAACGGCTCGTTCCATCTCGACGACTGCATCGCCACGAGCTATATCTTCGGACCCGGAGACTGCGTCGTCACGCAAGGCAATTCGGTCAACGCCCTGCAGGACAAGTGGCCCGACCGTTATATCGGACTGCTGGACTGCGGCGTGCGCATCGGCCAGTGGGGACGCCATGTACATTACCTCGAAACGCACCTGATCGGCGACCCTACCTATCGTTTCGTCAACCGGGCGCTGCCCGGCACGGACCTAAACGCGGCGCTCACGGCAAAGGCCGCGGACAACAAATACTGGCTCCGGATGGCCGCCGAAACGATGCCCGCCGACGTGCAGGCCATCGCCATGCGCAAACTCGCCGACAACGGCTACGGCGGGACGGCCGACCTGTGCGAAAAACGCGCTGCCGAATCACCCTACGGATCGGTACGTCTCGAAGCCCTCACGCTGATGAGCAACAGCCGTTCGCCCCGCTTCAAGGCGATGCTGGCACAAACGGCGGGCGACAGCTACGAATTGGTGCGCCGTCTGGTGTCGCAGTGGATCGGCGACTGCGGCGACGACGAGCTGGTTCCCGCGGCTGTCGAGATGCTGCTGGACGACGAACTTTCGCTGCGCGTGGCCTATCATGCCGACGAGAACATGATGTTCATGAATCCCGACGCCGTAAGCACCGAACTCCGCCGTCAGTGTGCGGCCAAGCATGAACTTTACCAAAACGACGAGTTGCTGCAAAAGCGCCTGAAGCGCGTAGCCGACAAACAAGCCGAACAGACGGAGACTTTCAAATTCATTCGGGACCCGCAGAACAAAATCAAGAGGCGTATGGGTGAAATAACCTATTTCCGCCTCTACCGCCACCATTATTGCGTGCCCGAACTGATCGCTCTGGCCGAAGACGCCGCGCTCGAAGAACCGCTGCGCGTGGCCGCCATCGAAGCGTTGGGCTGGTTCGGCCGTTCATACCAGCGTCCCGCAATTTCCGCCATGTGCGAACGGTTGCTTCAGGGCGGACAGCCCGCCGCAATTACCGCAGAGGCCCGGCGCACGTCCAACAGGCTGACGGCCTATTGA
- a CDS encoding aminoacyl-histidine dipeptidase — translation MSEITSLEPRLVWEQFDAITRVPRPSKKEGKIIDFLVDFAKKHNIEYKKDAVGNVVMRKPAAPGFEERPAVILQSHMDMVCEKNSDVEFDFDNDPIRTRIDGEWVKAEGTTLGADCGIGMAAALAVLLDDTVEHGPLEALFTVDEETGLTGAFELGEGMLSGKYLINLDSEDEGEIFIGCAGGIDTIATFHYTMEPAPKNYSFFRVDVSDLQGGHSGDDIDKGRVNSNKTVARLLWDGMQSSELRLSYFSGGNLRNAIPREAYAIFGVPTRLKGEFVKRYNLFAADLETEFRFREPNFRITLNEMPQVEEVLDARTQFALVYSIVGVPNGVIAMSFAVPGLVETSTNLASVKFADGNRIVVTSSQRSSVESAKTYVMQMVESVFALAGADVAHSDGYPGWAPNPQSRLLEVTVEAYKRLFRTEPKVRAIHAGLECGLFLEKYPDLEMVSFGPTLRGVHSPDERLEIATVPKFWDLLCETLRVL, via the coding sequence ATGTCAGAAATTACCTCGCTGGAGCCCCGCCTCGTGTGGGAGCAGTTCGACGCCATTACGCGCGTGCCGCGGCCCTCGAAGAAGGAGGGCAAGATCATCGACTTTCTGGTCGATTTCGCCAAGAAACACAATATCGAATACAAGAAGGACGCCGTCGGCAACGTCGTGATGCGCAAACCCGCCGCGCCGGGCTTCGAGGAACGCCCCGCGGTGATCCTCCAGTCGCATATGGACATGGTCTGCGAGAAGAACTCCGACGTGGAGTTCGATTTCGACAACGACCCCATCCGCACCCGCATCGACGGCGAGTGGGTCAAGGCCGAGGGTACGACGCTGGGCGCCGACTGCGGCATCGGCATGGCCGCGGCGCTGGCCGTGCTGCTCGACGACACGGTGGAACACGGACCTCTCGAGGCGCTGTTCACCGTCGACGAGGAGACGGGCCTCACAGGCGCGTTCGAGCTGGGCGAGGGGATGCTCTCAGGCAAATACCTTATCAACCTCGATTCGGAGGACGAGGGCGAGATTTTCATCGGCTGTGCGGGCGGCATCGACACCATCGCCACGTTCCATTACACGATGGAGCCTGCGCCGAAGAATTACAGTTTCTTCCGCGTCGACGTTTCGGATTTGCAGGGCGGACATTCGGGCGACGACATCGACAAGGGCCGCGTCAACTCCAACAAGACCGTGGCGCGCCTGCTGTGGGACGGTATGCAGTCGTCCGAACTGCGGCTGAGCTATTTCAGCGGCGGTAACCTCCGCAACGCCATTCCCCGCGAGGCTTACGCCATTTTCGGCGTTCCGACCCGGCTCAAGGGCGAGTTCGTCAAACGCTATAATCTTTTCGCCGCGGACCTCGAAACCGAATTCCGCTTCCGCGAACCCAATTTCCGGATCACGCTCAACGAGATGCCGCAGGTCGAGGAGGTCCTCGACGCGCGGACGCAGTTCGCGCTGGTCTATTCGATCGTGGGCGTGCCCAACGGCGTCATCGCCATGTCGTTCGCCGTTCCGGGGCTGGTCGAGACCTCGACGAACCTCGCCTCGGTGAAATTCGCCGACGGCAACCGTATTGTCGTCACCTCGTCGCAGCGGTCGTCGGTCGAGAGCGCCAAGACCTATGTGATGCAGATGGTCGAGTCGGTCTTCGCACTGGCGGGTGCCGACGTGGCCCATTCCGACGGCTATCCGGGCTGGGCCCCCAATCCGCAGTCGCGGCTGCTGGAGGTCACGGTCGAAGCCTACAAGCGGCTGTTCCGTACCGAGCCCAAGGTCCGCGCGATCCATGCCGGACTGGAGTGCGGGCTGTTCCTCGAAAAATATCCCGATCTGGAGATGGTCTCCTTCGGCCCGACGCTCCGCGGCGTGCATTCGCCCGACGAGCGGCTCGAGATCGCCACGGTTCCCAAATTCTGGGACCTGCTTTGCGAGACGCTGCGCGTACTTTAG
- the ispF gene encoding 2-C-methyl-D-erythritol 2,4-cyclodiphosphate synthase, which translates to MDFRIGHGYDVHALADGLPLVLGGVEIAHTQGCIAHSDGDVVIHALCDALLGAAALGDIGLHFPDTSDDFKGIDSKILLRRVAALLRDKGYEIGNVDCTIRAQRPKLRPHIDAMRTAMADAMGVDDDRVSVKATTTEHLGFEGREEGISVSAVALICKK; encoded by the coding sequence ATGGATTTCAGGATAGGACACGGATACGACGTACACGCATTGGCCGACGGCCTGCCGCTGGTTTTGGGAGGTGTCGAGATCGCCCACACCCAAGGATGCATCGCCCATTCGGACGGCGACGTGGTGATCCACGCCCTGTGCGACGCCCTGCTGGGCGCTGCGGCGCTGGGCGACATCGGACTGCATTTCCCCGACACGTCGGACGATTTCAAGGGCATCGATTCGAAAATACTGCTGCGGAGGGTCGCGGCGCTGCTGCGCGACAAAGGATACGAAATCGGAAACGTGGACTGCACGATCCGCGCCCAGCGGCCCAAACTGAGGCCGCACATCGACGCCATGCGCACCGCGATGGCCGACGCAATGGGTGTAGACGATGACCGGGTGTCGGTCAAAGCTACGACCACAGAGCATCTGGGCTTCGAGGGGCGGGAGGAAGGGATTTCCGTCTCCGCCGTGGCATTGATCTGCAAAAAATAG
- a CDS encoding CocE/NonD family hydrolase encodes MRLRRFLLLLWGGLLAVAAACAQPISSLYDKAEYRIAMRDSVRLHTSVYTPKTPGRAPIIIFRTPYGTGPYGAGKFPAAFDKGYLRSYVDRGYIIVQQDVRGRNRSEGEFMHIRPVGFGDVDEATDSYDTVEWLVKHIPGNNGRVGFAGCSYPGFYALMGALSGHPAVKAVSPQAPVTDWYMGDDVHHNGILMLSDAVRFLHSMNTPPEGTPRRELTLSPDERTFFLEHPARADLTKLLAPNAFWEEMSGHPDYDEWWRARDTRRACYNIRPAMLVVGGTYDAEDCYGAWNLYRAVVRQSSPTPVHLVVGPWAHGAWTGDGRKLGAYDFGEEASGKHYMENFEAPFFDCYLWARDTVDRLPPVAVFSSGDNRWHTFDRWTPAGARRMTLYLADGGRLTEERPTAKNSSTAYLSDPADPVPYVETSGTRRPKEYMVADQRFLAGRQDVLTFVTEPLTEDVTLVGPVEAALEAALSTSDADFVVKLIDCFPDGGEQRLVRGDAVRGRYRDGFTRPKAFSPGRPECVRLRTTDIAHTFRAGHRIMVQVQSSWFPLMERSPQQFVDLWRCTASDFVPCRVTLFHQRDRASSVSVLKL; translated from the coding sequence ATGAGACTCCGCCGATTCCTGCTGCTGCTCTGGGGCGGTCTGCTGGCTGTCGCCGCCGCGTGCGCCCAGCCTATCAGTTCGCTTTACGACAAGGCCGAATACCGCATCGCCATGCGCGACAGCGTCCGCCTCCATACCTCGGTCTACACCCCCAAAACTCCGGGCCGCGCGCCGATCATCATCTTCCGCACGCCTTACGGCACGGGGCCCTACGGCGCCGGCAAATTTCCCGCCGCATTCGATAAAGGCTACCTGCGCAGCTATGTCGACCGGGGCTACATCATCGTTCAGCAGGATGTCCGGGGACGTAACCGGAGCGAGGGTGAGTTCATGCACATCCGTCCGGTGGGCTTCGGCGACGTGGACGAGGCCACGGACAGCTACGACACGGTCGAGTGGCTGGTGAAACACATTCCCGGCAACAACGGCCGCGTGGGTTTCGCCGGCTGTTCCTATCCGGGATTCTACGCCCTGATGGGGGCCCTGAGCGGACACCCGGCGGTGAAGGCCGTTTCGCCGCAGGCTCCCGTGACCGACTGGTACATGGGCGACGACGTGCACCACAACGGCATTCTGATGCTGAGCGATGCCGTGCGGTTCCTCCATTCGATGAACACCCCGCCGGAGGGGACGCCCCGGCGGGAACTGACCCTCTCGCCCGACGAACGCACGTTCTTTCTGGAACACCCCGCGCGGGCCGATCTGACGAAACTGCTGGCCCCCAACGCCTTTTGGGAGGAGATGTCCGGACATCCCGACTACGACGAGTGGTGGCGGGCGCGCGACACGCGCCGGGCGTGCTACAACATCCGTCCTGCGATGCTCGTCGTGGGCGGAACCTACGATGCCGAGGATTGCTACGGGGCGTGGAACCTCTATCGGGCCGTGGTGCGGCAGAGCTCTCCGACGCCGGTGCATCTGGTCGTGGGCCCGTGGGCGCACGGGGCATGGACCGGTGACGGCCGGAAACTGGGGGCGTACGATTTCGGCGAGGAGGCCTCCGGGAAACATTATATGGAAAACTTCGAGGCGCCGTTCTTCGACTGCTACCTTTGGGCCCGCGATACCGTCGACCGCCTGCCGCCCGTGGCGGTCTTTTCCTCGGGCGACAACCGCTGGCACACGTTCGACCGCTGGACGCCCGCCGGGGCCCGCCGGATGACCCTCTATCTGGCCGACGGCGGCCGCCTGACGGAAGAACGCCCCACGGCCAAAAACTCCTCGACCGCCTATCTCTCCGATCCCGCCGACCCCGTGCCCTATGTCGAAACCTCCGGCACACGGCGGCCCAAGGAGTATATGGTCGCCGACCAACGGTTCCTTGCGGGCCGTCAGGACGTGCTGACCTTCGTCACCGAACCGCTCACGGAGGATGTGACCCTCGTGGGACCCGTCGAGGCGGCGCTCGAGGCGGCGTTGTCGACCTCGGATGCCGATTTCGTCGTGAAGCTGATCGACTGCTTCCCCGACGGGGGCGAACAGCGGTTGGTGCGGGGCGATGCCGTGCGGGGACGTTACCGCGACGGATTCACCCGCCCCAAAGCCTTCTCTCCGGGCAGGCCCGAATGCGTGCGGCTGCGCACGACGGACATCGCCCACACGTTCCGCGCCGGACACCGGATCATGGTGCAGGTGCAAAGCTCGTGGTTCCCGCTCATGGAGCGCAGTCCCCAGCAGTTCGTCGATCTGTGGCGCTGTACGGCATCGGATTTCGTGCCCTGCCGGGTGACGCTTTTCCACCAGCGCGACCGCGCGTCGTCCGTCTCCGTCCTTAAACTCTGA
- the uvrA gene encoding excinuclease ABC subunit UvrA translates to MEDTIKILGARVHNLRNVDLEIPRRKLVVITGLSGSGKSSLAFDTIYAEGQRRYMETLSTYARQFVGTMERPDVDKITGLSPVVAIEQKTTNKNPRSTVGTVTEINDFLRLLYARASRAYSPVTGEEMVHYTDDQIADLILEGFAGRKIALMAPVVKGRKGHYRELFESLAKKGYIYARIDGEIREISSGMRLDRYKIHTIDLVVDRLAVNDEARERLMTSLKESMRQGKGTMAVYDYGTEQQRFYSRHLMCPSTGMAFEDPAPHTFSFNSPKGACPHCNGLGEEAVFDIEKIIPDTRLSLRDGAVEPLGKYRNNMLFAILEMLGRRYDFTLDDPVESFSQEALNAVLYGDSEPLTVDLSEFSSPGGRQFLSWEGVAEYIGRTEDDDSKRGQKWRDQFLVYRKCSVCGGTRLKKEALQFRVAGKNIAEVSAMAISEFSEWVPSIQGQMTEKEWKIAQEIVKEIRERLRFLMDVGLGYLSLARSSRSLSGGESQRIRLATQIGSKLVNVLYILDEPSIGLHQRDNQRLIRSLEELRDAGNSVIVVEHDEDMMRAADFIVDVGPRAGRKGGNIVAAGTFDDILQSDTITADYLTGRRRIEIPETLRKGTGERIVIRGARGNNLKNVTAEFPLGKFICVTGVSGSGKSTLVNETLRPILSKALYRSFDQPLEYDAAEGIDRIDKLVVVDQSPIGRTPRSNPATYSNVFADIRKLFEMTPDAQIRGFKAGRFSFNVKGGRCEECRGAGVQTIEMNFLPDVYVRCKACGGHRYNRETLEVKYKGKNIDDVLNMTVNMAVEFFENIPNIHQKLKAIQEVGLGYLTLGQPCTTLSGGESQRIKLSSELSKRDTGRTLYILDEPTTGLHFEDIRLLLEVLNKLVDRGNTVIVIEHNLDVVKVADHIIDIGPEGGAAGGEIIVAGTPHEVAQCERSYTGQFLKKIGL, encoded by the coding sequence ATGGAAGATACGATCAAAATACTCGGCGCCCGGGTCCACAACCTCCGCAACGTGGACCTCGAAATCCCGCGCCGCAAACTGGTGGTCATCACCGGGCTTTCGGGCTCGGGCAAATCGTCGCTGGCCTTCGACACGATCTATGCCGAGGGACAGCGCCGCTACATGGAGACGCTCTCGACCTACGCGCGGCAGTTCGTGGGGACGATGGAGCGCCCCGACGTGGACAAGATCACGGGCCTGAGCCCCGTGGTGGCCATCGAGCAGAAGACCACCAACAAGAACCCCCGTTCGACGGTCGGCACCGTCACCGAGATCAACGACTTCCTGCGCCTTCTCTATGCGCGGGCGTCGCGGGCCTATTCGCCCGTCACGGGCGAGGAGATGGTCCATTATACCGACGACCAGATCGCCGACCTGATTCTCGAAGGCTTCGCCGGGCGCAAGATCGCCCTGATGGCCCCCGTCGTGAAGGGCCGCAAGGGCCACTACCGCGAACTGTTCGAGTCGCTGGCCAAGAAGGGCTATATCTATGCCCGCATCGACGGTGAAATCCGCGAAATATCGTCCGGGATGCGTCTCGACCGCTACAAGATACACACCATCGACTTGGTGGTGGACCGTCTGGCGGTGAACGACGAAGCCCGCGAGAGGCTGATGACCTCGCTGAAAGAGTCGATGCGGCAGGGCAAGGGTACGATGGCCGTCTACGATTACGGCACCGAGCAGCAGCGCTTCTATTCGCGCCACCTGATGTGCCCCTCGACGGGCATGGCCTTCGAGGACCCCGCGCCCCACACCTTTTCGTTCAACTCCCCGAAGGGCGCCTGCCCCCATTGCAACGGACTGGGCGAGGAGGCGGTGTTCGACATCGAAAAGATCATCCCCGACACCCGGCTCTCGCTGCGCGACGGGGCCGTCGAACCGCTGGGCAAGTACCGCAACAACATGCTCTTCGCCATCCTCGAGATGCTGGGCCGCCGTTACGATTTCACGCTGGACGACCCCGTCGAGAGTTTCTCTCAGGAGGCGCTGAACGCCGTGCTGTACGGCGATTCCGAGCCGCTGACGGTCGATCTCTCGGAGTTCAGCTCCCCGGGCGGGCGGCAGTTCCTTTCGTGGGAGGGCGTCGCCGAATACATCGGCCGCACGGAGGACGACGATTCGAAACGCGGCCAGAAATGGCGCGACCAGTTCCTCGTCTACCGCAAATGTTCGGTCTGCGGCGGCACGCGTCTCAAGAAGGAGGCCCTGCAGTTCCGCGTCGCCGGCAAGAATATCGCCGAGGTCTCGGCCATGGCCATTTCGGAATTTTCGGAGTGGGTGCCCTCGATTCAGGGGCAGATGACCGAAAAGGAGTGGAAGATCGCTCAGGAGATTGTCAAGGAGATTCGTGAACGCCTGCGTTTCCTGATGGACGTGGGATTGGGCTACCTCTCGCTGGCGCGTTCGTCGCGCTCGCTTTCGGGCGGCGAGAGCCAGCGCATCCGCCTCGCCACGCAGATCGGCTCGAAACTCGTCAATGTGCTTTACATCCTCGACGAACCCTCGATCGGACTGCACCAGCGCGACAACCAGCGGTTGATCCGCAGCCTCGAGGAGCTGCGCGACGCGGGCAACTCGGTGATCGTCGTCGAGCACGACGAGGACATGATGCGCGCCGCCGATTTCATCGTTGACGTGGGTCCCCGCGCGGGCCGCAAGGGCGGCAACATCGTCGCCGCCGGGACGTTCGACGACATCCTCCAATCCGACACCATCACCGCCGACTACCTTACGGGCCGCCGGCGGATCGAAATACCCGAAACGCTGCGCAAGGGCACGGGCGAGCGTATCGTGATCCGCGGCGCCCGGGGCAACAACCTCAAGAACGTCACGGCGGAGTTCCCGCTGGGCAAGTTCATCTGCGTGACGGGTGTCAGCGGTTCGGGCAAGTCGACGCTGGTCAACGAAACCCTGCGGCCGATCCTGTCGAAAGCCCTTTACCGCTCCTTCGACCAGCCGCTGGAATACGATGCGGCCGAGGGCATCGACCGTATCGACAAACTGGTGGTCGTGGACCAGTCGCCCATCGGGCGCACCCCGCGTTCGAATCCCGCGACCTATTCGAACGTCTTCGCCGACATCCGCAAGCTGTTCGAAATGACCCCCGACGCCCAGATCCGCGGCTTCAAGGCGGGGCGTTTCTCGTTCAACGTCAAGGGCGGCCGCTGCGAGGAGTGCCGGGGTGCGGGCGTGCAGACCATCGAGATGAATTTCCTGCCCGACGTCTATGTGCGCTGCAAGGCGTGCGGCGGTCACCGCTACAACCGCGAAACGCTCGAGGTGAAGTACAAGGGCAAGAACATCGACGACGTGCTGAACATGACGGTCAACATGGCCGTGGAGTTCTTCGAGAATATTCCCAATATCCATCAGAAACTCAAGGCGATTCAGGAGGTGGGCCTCGGCTATCTGACGCTCGGACAGCCCTGCACGACGCTGTCGGGGGGCGAGAGCCAGCGCATCAAGCTCTCCTCGGAGCTCTCGAAGCGCGACACGGGCCGCACGCTCTACATCCTCGACGAGCCCACGACGGGACTCCATTTCGAGGACATCCGCCTGCTGCTGGAGGTGCTGAACAAACTCGTCGACCGCGGCAACACGGTCATCGTCATCGAGCACAACCTCGATGTCGTGAAGGTTGCCGACCATATTATAGATATAGGTCCCGAGGGCGGGGCCGCCGGCGGTGAGATCATCGTCGCGGGTACGCCGCACGAGGTCGCGCAGTGCGAACGCAGCTACACCGGGCAGTTCCTAAAAAAGATTGGCCTTTAG